One stretch of Glycine soja cultivar W05 chromosome 7, ASM419377v2, whole genome shotgun sequence DNA includes these proteins:
- the LOC114418199 gene encoding 25.3 kDa vesicle transport protein, which yields MVKLTMIARVTDGLPLAEGLDDGRDLKDAEFYKQQVKALFKNLSRGHYEASRMSVETGPYVFHYIIEGRVCYLTMCDRAYPKKLAFQYLEELRNEFERVNGSQIETAARPYAFIKFDTFMQKTKKLYQDTHTQRNIAKLNDELYEVHQIMTRNVQEVLGVGEQLDQVSQMSSRLSSESRIYADKARDLNRQALIRKWAPVAIVFGVVFVLFWIKNKLW from the exons ATGGTGAAGTTGACTATGATTGCCCGTGTTACTGATGGTCTTCCACTAGCTGAAGGACTGGATGATGGTCGTGATCTTAAAGATGCAGAATTTTACAAACAACAAGTCAAGGCTTTGTTTAAGAATCTCTCAAGAGGACATTATGAAGCATCAAGGATGTCAGTTGAAACTGGCCCTTATGTTTTTCA TTATATTATAGAAGGACGTGTCTGTTACTTGACAATGTGTGATCGTGCATACCCTAAGAAACTAGCCTTTCAATATCTTGAAGAGCTGAGGAATGAGTTTGAGCGTGTTAATGGGTCTCAAATTGAAACTGCTGCTAGACCTTATGCCTTCATTAAGTTTG atACATTTATGCAGAAGACAAAGAAACTTTACCAGGATACACATACTCAGCGCAATATTGCAAAATTGAATGATGAACTCTATGAAGTCCACCAGATAATGACTCGGAATGTGCAGGAAGTTCTTGGTGTTGGTGAACAGTTGGACC AGGTCAGCCAAATGTCCAGTCGCTTATCATCAGAATCTCGCATATATGCTGATAAGGCTAGAGATTTAAATCGGCAG GCTTTGATTCGGAAGTGGGCCCCTGTTGCTATTGTTTTTGGAGTTGTCTTCGTACTTTTCTGGATCAAAAATAAACTATGGTGA